A section of the Rummeliibacillus pycnus genome encodes:
- a CDS encoding N-acetylmuramoyl-L-alanine amidase, with amino-acid sequence MVNQFVISSGHGKFVPGAKGYLDEVEDARKVVNRVYSILTNDFNGVGFKFHDDTSTTQNQNLTTIVNFHNSKTRSLDISVHFNSAEETATGSECLYYNAQALSGKMSKAMAKSLGIMDRGAKERKELYFLKETKEVAILLEVCFVTSKKDTEAYTKNFEVLCQAISQVIASELGYSKTNYSQNYLTKKSDTFIAKNDMPKFKGGDRYVKVSSITPEYYIVKSGDTFFRIAKNYNTTMEKLKNLNKEIKNINKIKVGQKVRVK; translated from the coding sequence ATGGTAAATCAATTTGTCATCAGTTCTGGACATGGGAAATTCGTCCCTGGAGCAAAAGGGTATTTAGATGAAGTAGAGGACGCAAGAAAAGTTGTGAATCGTGTGTATTCTATTTTAACGAATGATTTTAACGGTGTTGGTTTCAAGTTCCATGATGATACTTCAACAACACAAAACCAAAATCTCACAACTATTGTCAATTTTCATAACAGTAAAACCCGCTCATTAGATATAAGTGTTCATTTTAATTCAGCTGAAGAAACTGCAACTGGATCAGAATGTTTATATTATAATGCACAAGCATTATCGGGAAAAATGTCCAAAGCTATGGCAAAGTCTCTTGGAATTATGGATCGTGGTGCGAAGGAAAGAAAAGAATTATATTTTCTGAAAGAGACAAAAGAAGTAGCTATCCTATTAGAAGTTTGCTTTGTTACAAGTAAAAAAGATACGGAAGCGTACACAAAGAATTTTGAAGTATTATGTCAAGCGATATCGCAAGTAATTGCAAGTGAACTTGGGTATTCAAAGACAAACTATAGTCAGAATTACCTCACAAAAAAATCCGATACATTCATTGCAAAGAATGATATGCCAAAATTTAAAGGAGGTGATCGATATGTAAAAGTATCTAGCATAACACCTGAATATTATATTGTAAAATCAGGCGATACATTTTTTCGGATTGCCAAAAATTACAATACGACTATGGAGAAATTAAAAAATCTAAATAAAGAGATTAAAAACATTAATAAAATTAAAGTTGGACAAAAAGTTCGAGTTAAATAG
- a CDS encoding right-handed parallel beta-helix repeat-containing protein produces MEIEMDFNNRFWCKTWEEKIDFYLCKLLKKYWRKLTLDNNDHIDATGISKNVDAMNAFNMRDSDLSSINSKSNAKFVSVTGKNSNPGTIAKPFKSIQYAINQAKPGDIIYLLEGTYRERIILPKSGDENNPIKLVNYPGTSPIIDGKNIVWDGGYHGGLISIDGKSNWIFEGIKLINASAMGFGMEKNKGGSENVTIKNCSVIGAITSGIYFEDAKNIIIENCYIENVCKNLLNECITIQNVDGFEVLNCTIKNSYKEGIDAKNGSRNGSIHDCRIDNTKAVGIYIDAYSRNQYNIKVFNNMITGVNGAGISTGAEYGGKLQDVLIRNNIVYDCSRGYNVAAYNDESNLPYSIKNITIRNNIAFNVTFTGVFITCDVKNLIIENNILFSKQESYGIHVYDLSVTDIAEITIRNNLFRDMIKSKFLPIGTDYILLSKVAGANNAYDKVFKDATGKSGKRDFTLAANSPAKGSGYQGVDMGAYGYPKEGASELGYSTKKDYSKNYYTKKFDKLVALTNINVYADLEFKKKLNQYKKDTNLTILDIAYAKSGVPRFKVNGGYVTANRKYVKASNVTPEFYAVKSGDTLSKIATKNNTTIEKLKELNKDLKNFDTLTVGQKVRVK; encoded by the coding sequence ATGGAAATAGAAATGGATTTTAATAATAGATTTTGGTGCAAAACATGGGAAGAAAAAATTGATTTTTATTTATGTAAACTTTTAAAAAAGTATTGGAGGAAACTTACATTGGATAATAATGATCATATTGATGCAACTGGAATAAGCAAAAACGTTGATGCAATGAATGCATTTAACATGAGAGATAGTGATCTAAGTTCTATAAATAGTAAGTCTAATGCTAAATTTGTAAGTGTTACAGGCAAAAATTCTAATCCAGGTACAATAGCTAAACCTTTTAAATCTATACAGTATGCGATTAACCAAGCCAAACCAGGAGATATTATTTACCTTTTAGAGGGTACGTATCGTGAACGGATTATTTTACCTAAATCTGGGGATGAAAACAATCCGATTAAACTTGTTAATTATCCTGGAACTTCTCCTATTATTGATGGGAAGAATATTGTTTGGGATGGTGGTTATCATGGAGGATTAATTAGTATTGATGGAAAGAGTAATTGGATTTTTGAGGGAATTAAACTTATAAATGCGAGCGCAATGGGATTTGGTATGGAGAAAAATAAAGGAGGTTCCGAAAATGTAACCATTAAGAATTGTTCGGTAATAGGTGCTATAACTTCCGGTATCTATTTCGAAGATGCAAAGAACATTATCATTGAAAATTGTTATATAGAGAATGTTTGTAAAAATTTATTAAATGAATGTATCACAATTCAAAATGTAGATGGATTCGAAGTATTAAATTGTACTATTAAAAATAGTTACAAAGAAGGAATTGATGCTAAGAACGGATCTCGAAATGGATCTATACACGACTGCAGAATTGATAATACGAAAGCGGTTGGTATTTATATAGATGCGTATTCGAGAAACCAGTACAATATCAAGGTATTTAATAATATGATTACTGGAGTAAATGGTGCCGGTATTTCTACAGGTGCAGAATATGGGGGAAAGCTACAAGATGTGCTAATTCGTAACAATATCGTGTATGATTGCTCACGAGGATATAATGTAGCTGCATACAATGATGAATCTAATCTACCGTATAGTATCAAAAATATAACTATACGGAATAATATAGCATTTAACGTAACATTTACAGGGGTATTTATTACATGTGATGTAAAAAATCTAATCATTGAGAATAATATACTTTTCTCTAAACAAGAAAGTTATGGAATCCATGTGTATGATTTATCAGTAACAGATATAGCAGAAATAACAATACGTAATAATCTTTTTAGAGATATGATTAAATCAAAATTTTTGCCAATAGGTACCGACTATATATTACTTTCGAAAGTTGCCGGAGCGAATAATGCATACGATAAAGTATTTAAAGATGCAACAGGTAAATCTGGCAAAAGAGATTTTACACTTGCCGCTAATTCTCCAGCAAAAGGTAGTGGGTATCAAGGTGTAGACATGGGGGCATATGGTTACCCAAAAGAAGGGGCAAGTGAACTGGGGTATTCTACGAAAAAAGACTATAGTAAAAATTACTACACCAAAAAATTCGATAAATTAGTTGCGCTAACCAATATTAATGTATATGCTGATTTGGAATTTAAAAAGAAATTAAATCAATATAAAAAAGATACAAATTTAACCATCTTAGATATTGCCTATGCTAAGAGTGGTGTCCCAAGATTCAAAGTAAATGGTGGCTATGTAACGGCAAATCGTAAATATGTAAAAGCATCTAATGTAACACCTGAATTTTACGCTGTAAAATCAGGCGATACCCTTTCTAAAATCGCAACAAAAAATAATACGACGATTGAAAAGTTAAAAGAACTGAATAAAGATCTTAAAAACTTTGACACATTAACAGTTGGACAAAAAGTTAGAGTCAAATAA
- a CDS encoding M20/M25/M40 family metallo-hydrolase: MTSRIVEEFLELVQIDSETYHEEKISPVLVNKLEALGFDVYEDDAASRNGHASGNLIATLKGTLTDVQPIYFTSHMDTVVPGVGIKPIIKEDGYIYSDGTTILGSDDKAGLAGLLELAKRLKEEKIEHGDIQYVITAGEESGLEGAKELEHEKVYAKYGFAVDSDGKVGEIVTAAPFQTKIFATLKGKTAHAGVEPEKGISAITIASKAIAKMKLGRIDSETTANIGRFEGGKATNIVCDEASVLAECRSLNEAKLVEQEKHMKEAFESAAKEMGGVAEVEVKRMYPGFHFGPEDLVVKVAVEAAKNIGREPKLVQSGGGSDANVIAGYGIPTVNLAVGYEKIHTTEERIPVEELEKLADLLVEVVKCAAKVK, from the coding sequence ATGACAAGTCGTATCGTTGAAGAATTTTTAGAGTTAGTACAAATTGATTCAGAAACATACCACGAAGAAAAAATTTCACCAGTATTGGTAAATAAATTAGAAGCATTAGGTTTTGACGTTTATGAAGATGATGCAGCTAGTCGAAATGGTCACGCATCAGGTAACCTTATTGCAACATTAAAAGGGACATTAACGGATGTTCAACCAATTTACTTTACATCACATATGGATACTGTAGTACCTGGTGTTGGTATCAAACCAATCATCAAAGAAGATGGTTATATTTATTCAGACGGTACAACAATCCTTGGTTCAGATGATAAAGCAGGACTTGCTGGATTATTAGAATTAGCAAAACGTTTAAAAGAAGAAAAAATTGAACATGGTGATATTCAATACGTAATCACTGCAGGTGAAGAATCTGGACTTGAAGGTGCAAAAGAATTAGAACATGAAAAAGTTTATGCAAAATATGGATTCGCAGTAGACTCAGATGGTAAAGTTGGTGAGATTGTAACTGCAGCACCTTTCCAAACAAAAATATTTGCAACATTAAAAGGAAAAACTGCCCATGCTGGAGTGGAACCAGAAAAAGGAATTTCAGCAATTACAATTGCTTCAAAAGCGATTGCAAAAATGAAATTAGGCCGTATTGACTCAGAAACAACTGCAAATATCGGACGTTTTGAAGGCGGTAAAGCTACGAATATCGTTTGCGATGAAGCTTCAGTACTAGCTGAATGTCGTTCTTTAAACGAGGCAAAACTTGTTGAACAAGAAAAACATATGAAAGAAGCTTTTGAATCAGCTGCGAAAGAAATGGGTGGCGTTGCAGAAGTCGAAGTAAAACGTATGTACCCAGGCTTCCACTTTGGGCCAGAAGATCTTGTTGTTAAAGTAGCTGTAGAAGCAGCTAAAAACATTGGTCGTGAACCAAAACTTGTTCAATCAGGTGGAGGTAGTGACGCAAATGTAATCGCTGGATATGGTATCCCAACTGTAAATTTAGCTGTTGGCTATGAAAAAATTCATACAACTGAAGAACGTATTCCAGTTGAAGAATTAGAAAAACTAGCTGATCTCTTAGTGGAAGTTGTCAAGTGTGCAGCAAAAGTAAAATAG
- a CDS encoding chemotaxis protein CheW, with product MSNVKVVVFRCGQEEYAIPVENIVSIEKAERVNRIPHLPDYVLGLTRMRNELLPILDFEQILYHQTGNSSEAKIIVVQADDFIFGLLVLEAKEILDIQDEQLKQVGLVNYAKTQYFSSVANLEDRMITLVSPEVLVNTLDGIKEIKAYMKSLTEEEMQEIL from the coding sequence ATGTCAAATGTGAAAGTTGTTGTATTTCGATGTGGACAAGAGGAATATGCAATTCCGGTTGAAAATATAGTTTCAATTGAAAAAGCTGAAAGAGTCAATCGTATTCCTCATTTGCCTGATTATGTATTGGGCTTAACACGAATGAGAAACGAACTTCTACCAATTCTTGACTTTGAACAAATTTTATATCATCAGACAGGTAATTCCTCAGAAGCTAAAATCATTGTTGTACAAGCAGATGATTTTATCTTTGGTCTATTAGTTTTGGAAGCGAAAGAAATTTTAGATATTCAAGACGAACAACTAAAACAAGTTGGACTTGTTAATTATGCAAAAACACAATACTTCAGCTCAGTTGCCAATCTTGAAGATCGGATGATTACGCTAGTGTCACCTGAAGTACTAGTGAATACTTTAGATGGTATCAAAGAAATTAAAGCATATATGAAATCTCTTACTGAAGAAGAAATGCAAGAAATCCTATAA